A single window of Acetobacteraceae bacterium DNA harbors:
- a CDS encoding TetR/AcrR family transcriptional regulator, with protein sequence MSNAKPLFYSNSPMDNTFPKSGREARKNAKRDQIIQDAGLVFLEKGYGGASMSVIARKAGVSKGTLYNHFTDKEELFSAFFCVSSKQHLQNLDTVFQDKELPPQEALEHAAETLINIFATPVSIGLFRIIVAEAIHFPSLAETFWRYGFSTVLENLANWFESYASKGSLKLADSNLAAEQFIAMCQTKILLHIHFGLSVDQSPEAIKKIAQLTANSFLKIYRP encoded by the coding sequence ATGTCGAATGCCAAACCTCTTTTTTACTCTAATTCTCCGATGGACAACACTTTTCCTAAAAGCGGACGTGAAGCTCGGAAAAATGCTAAAAGAGACCAAATTATCCAAGATGCCGGACTTGTTTTTCTGGAAAAAGGTTATGGTGGCGCTTCGATGTCTGTCATCGCCCGCAAAGCCGGCGTGTCCAAAGGGACGCTTTATAACCATTTCACAGATAAAGAGGAATTGTTTTCGGCCTTTTTCTGCGTAAGCAGTAAGCAGCATTTGCAAAATTTGGACACAGTTTTCCAAGACAAAGAACTCCCACCGCAAGAAGCGCTCGAACATGCGGCAGAAACTTTGATTAATATTTTTGCAACCCCTGTCTCTATTGGGCTGTTTCGCATTATCGTTGCCGAAGCCATCCATTTTCCTTCTTTGGCGGAAACCTTTTGGCGTTACGGCTTTAGCACCGTCTTGGAAAACTTGGCAAACTGGTTTGAATCCTATGCCAGCAAAGGCAGTTTGAAACTCGCCGATAGCAACCTCGCCGCAGAGCAATTTATTGCCATGTGCCAAACAAAAATTCTCTTGCATATTCATTTTGGGCTTTCCGTTGACCAAAGCCCCGAAGCAATTAAAAAAATTGCGCAACTGACAGCCAACAGTTTTTTGAAAATTTATCGGCCTTAA